The Streptomyces vinaceus genome contains the following window.
TGCGTCGCGTACGGGGATTCACCGACCGACTCGCTGCTCTTCGACGCCGTGTCGGTGTCGGTGGCGGTGAACGCGGGGCCGTATCTGGCGGAGCGGGCGACGTACGTCTACGAGGGCCGGGACCTGCGAGAGGCGTATCGCTTGGTCGGGGCGGCGCGCACGGAGGTCCAAGCATCTTAAGAGGGAAGCGGATCCGAAACGCGGACTTTCCAGGTTTTCCCGCGAGTAGTTGAGGCGGCTGGCAGGCTCTGAGGCCCGGAACCACGGATTCGAAGGCCGTGGCGTGCTTACCGACCGAGATGTTCGAAGCGAGGCACCGCATGGACGCTCCGCCCACCAGATCGGCCAGACGGACGGCCCGGATACCGTCCGGGGGCGGTGCGGTAGAGCCCTCCCCGGACGCGGTGCTCATCCGCCGGACCCTTGAGGAGATCGCACCGATCGCCGACAGGGTGACCTCCTACTTCTACGCCCTGGTGTTCACCGGGCATCCCGAGGTGCGGGGCATGTTCCCGGCCGCGATGGACGTACAGCGCGATCGGCTGCTGAAGGCCCTGCTGACCGCGGCCGAGCACATCGACGATCCGGAGGTGCTCGTCCCGTACCTGCGCCGCCTCGGTGCCGGGCACCGCAAGTACGGGACGATGGCCGGGCACTATCCGGTGGTGGGCGAGGCCCTCATCGGCGCGCTGTCCCGTTACGCCCAGCAGACCTGGGGACCGGAGACACAGGCCGCGTGGGTGCGGGTCTACACCGTGATGTCCCAGACGATGATCGACGCCGCGGCGGAGGACGAGGTGGAGAGCCCCGCGTGGTGGAACGCGGAGGTGGTCTCGCACGATCTGCGTACCCCGGACATCGCGGTGCTGACGGTCCGTCCCGACCAGCCGTACGCCTTCCTCGCGGGCCAGTACACGAGCCTGGAGACCCCGTGGTGGCCCCGGGTGTGGCGGCATTACTCGTTCGCCTCGGCGCCTCGCGCCGACGGGCTTCTGTCCTTCCACATCAAGGCCGTGCCGGCCGGCTGGGTCTCCAATGCGCTGGTGCGGCACGCGCGGCCCGGCGACGTGCTGCGGCTCGGGCCGCCGGCCGGGTCGATGGTGGTGGACCACAGCACCGACAACGGGATGCTGTGTCTGGGGGGCGGGACCGGCATCGCCCCGATCAAGGCGCTGATCGAGGACGTGGCGGAGCACGGCGAGCGCCGCCCGGTGGAGGTGTTCTTCGGGGCACGCAGCGACGGCGGCCTGTACGACAAGGACACCCTGCTGGGGTTGCAGCGCTCGCACCCGTGGCTGTCGGTGCGCCCGGTGGTCGGGGAGGGCCTCGCGGCCCAGCTGCCCCAGGCGATCGGCGAACACGGGCCCTGGAGCTCGTACGACGCGTTCGTCTCGGGGCCGCCCGGCATGATCCGCAGCGGCGTGAGCGAGCTCAAGCGCATCGGGATACCGGGCGACCGGATCCGCTTCGACGCGGTGGAGGAACTGGTGGCCGCGGCCGGCTGAGACCCGGCGTCCGGCCGGGCCGGAATCAGCCCAGGTCGGGGGCGTGCATGGCGCGTACCCCCTCGATGTTGCCATCGAGGTAGTGGCGCAGGGACAGAGGGACGAGATGCACGGCGGCGATGCCGACCCGGCTGAAGGGCACGCGGACGATCTCGTACTCGCCGGCGGGCTCGTCGATTTCGGGGCCGTGTCGCTGGCTCGGGTCCATGGATTCGAGGTGGCAGACGAAGAAGTGCTGCACCTTCACTCCGGTCACCCCTCCGTCGGCGATGTGCTCGATGGTGTCGACGAAGCAGGGCACGACATCAGTGATCTTCGCGCCGAGTTCCTCGTGGAGCTCTCGGTGGAGGGCGTCGACGACGGTGGCGTCCGAAGGCTCCACTCCCCCGCCGGGGGTCACCCAGTACGGATCGACGCCGGGCTTGGTGCGCTTGATGAGGATCAGGTCGTCACCGTCGAGCAGGATCGCGCGGGCGGTGCGTTTGACCACGGGACGTTCGGTCATGGGAGAAGAGTGGCCCGGACCGGGGTGTCTGAAACGCGTGTCGGCGAAACGCGCCGTACAACGCAAGCGGAGGCTCACCAGTGGGCGGCGGCGCGCAGCAGCCGGTCGTGTGCACGGGCGAGGTGGGCGAGCGCGAGACTGCCGGTCCGTACGACGAGGAACCACGTGCGCAGCGGTGGTACGGGCGGCTCCAGCAGGGCGACGATCTGCCCGCTGCCGAGGGCGTCCTGGCACAGATACCGAGGCAGGACGGCAAGTCCGGCGCCGGCCCTGACGCACTCCAGCACGGCCCGCAGATCGGGCGCGACGACGGTGGCGGCATCGGGCCGGGTTCCGGGACGGGTCTCGAAGACCGCTGCCCAGTAGCGGGCGACGAGCGGCAGCGTCTCGTGGACCTCGACGAGCGGAATCCCGTCGAGGGCGGCGGGGCCGCTCTCGCGCAGCCGGTCCGGATCGACGAGGGCGGCCCAGTAGGGCGCGGCGACCAGGACGTGCTCCTCGTCGCACAGGGCGGTCGCGCTGAAGAGGCCGCCGCGTGGGCGGGCCGTGGTGACGACGAGGTCGTGGTGGCCGGCGGCGAGCCCGTCGAGGGCCTCCTCGGCTCCGGCCTGGAGCACGGTGCGCAGGGTGTGGCCCTGGCCGACGAGCGGTGCGAGGGCGGGCAGGACGCGCAGGCACAGGAACTCGGGTGGACCGGCGAGGTGCAGGGTGCGTAACGCGCCGGCGGCCTCGCGTTCCGCCTCGGTTATCCGCAGCAGGGCGTCGAGGTGGGGGGCCGCTTTGTGCGCGAGTTCGTCGCCGACGGCGGTGGGGGTCACCCCGCGCGCCCTGCGGTGGAAGAGGGGCCGGCCCAGCTGGCGTTCGAGGGTGCGGATCTGGGAAGTGACGGCGGGCTGTGACAGCCCGAGGAGCGCGGCGGCCCGGGTGAACGAGCCCGCCCGGTGCACGGCGACGAAGGTGCGCAACAGGGCCAGGTCCATGAAGGCCCCTCTCGGTGGGGGCCTTCAACTATAAATATGCCGATAGGCCCCTGTCGTTACCGTGATTGGACTCTGACGCTGAGTCAACTAGCCTTGTGCGCGTGGTTCTTCGCGCGCGGAACCCGGAGCGGTCCGAGCCACTAGGGGGGAGGCTCGGACCGCTCGTGTTCCTGCTGCTCAGGCGCCCGTGCCCGCCACGTCCAGGGCCCGCAGCACGTCCGCGACCAGGTCGTCGGTGTCCTCGGCCCCGGCGGACAGGCGGATGAACCCGTCCGGGACGGGGTCGCCGCCCCACCGTCCGCGCCGCTCCGCGGTGGACCGTACGCCGCCGAAGCTCGTGGCGTCCTCGACCAGGTGCAGGGCGGCCATGAACCGCTCCGCGTACGCGCGGTCCGGCAGGATGAAGGAGACGACGGACCCGAAGCCGCGCATCTGCCGGGCGGCCGTCTTGTGCGACGCGTCCGCGGGCAGGCCGGGGTAGCGCAGTCCGGTGACGTCCCTCCGGTCGGCCAGCGCTTCGGCGACGGCCAGCGCGTTCGCCCACTGCCGCTGGGCCCGCAGTTGGATGGTGGCCAGCGAGCGGTGGGCCAGCCAGGCCTCCATCGGGCCCGGGATCGCGCCGATGATCTTGCGCCAGCGCCGGACGGCGGCGGCGAGCTCCGGGTCGCGGCAGACGACGTAGCCGAGCAGCAGGTCGCCGTGGCCGGTCAGCCCCTTGGTGCCGCTGGCGACGGAGAAGTCCGCGCCGAGTTCCAGGGGCCGCTGACCCAGCGGGGTGGCGAGGGTGTTGTCGACGGCGACGAGGGTGCCGCCCGCGTGGGCGGCCTCGGCCAGGCGCCGGATGTCGCACACGTCGAGCCCGGGGTTGGAGGGCGTCTCGATCCACAGCAGTCTGGCCCCGTCGAGGACGGCGAGCTGCGCGTCCTCCCCGGTCGGCGCGGTGCGGACGTGGATCCCGTACGCCTCCAGCTGCTCGCGGACCAGGGGCAGCGCCTGGTAGCCGTCGTCGGGCAGGACCACGGTGTCGCCGGTACGGGCCTGGGAGAAGAGGACGGCGGAGACCGCGGCCATGCCGGAGGCGAAGACGACGGTGTCCACGCCTTCCTGGCCCGGCGCTTCGAGTTCCCCGATGGCCCGCTCCAGCAGGGTCCAGGTGGGGTTGGTGTCGCGGCCGTAGGTGTACGGACCCTCCACGTCGCCGGGGAGGTGGAAGTGGGCGGCGAAGACGGGGCCGGGCAGGGGCGGTTCGTTCTTGACCGGTTCGGGCAGACCGGCGCGGACGGCCCGGGTGCCGTCGCCGGTGCCGTCCGCGGCCGCCGCCGTCTCGGCGGAGTGGTCGTTCATGCGGTGTGCTCCTTCACTGCCTCGCGTACCGCTTCCAACAGGCCCGCGCTCGCCGCCTCGACGAGCTCCAGGCACTGCTCGAACCCGTCGAGGGAGCCGTAGTAGGGATCCGGTACGTCGGCGTCGGAGGCCTTCGCCGCCGGGTCGTAGGAACGCAGCAGCCGTACCTTGGCGGCGTCCGCGGGGGTGGGCGCGAGCGCGCGCAGGTCCCGCAGGTGCCCGGCGTCGAGCGCGATGACGAGGTCGAGGCCGGGGAACCAGGAGGCCCGGAAGCGCCGGGCGCGGTGGCTCTGTTCGTATCCGGCGGCCTCCAGGACGGCGACGGTACGCGGATCGGCGCCGTCCCCCTCGTGCCAGCCGCCGGTGCCGGCGCTGTCCACCTCGACCAGGGCGTCGATCCCGGCCTCGGCGACGCGGGCCCGGAAGACGGACTCGGCCATGGGGGAGCGGCAGATGTTGCCCGTGCAGACGAAGCACACGCGGTACATGGCGGCCGGCTCAGTTCTTGTCGGGCAGGGCCATGTTCACGGCCCACGAGACGACGGAGATGATCAGGCCGCCGAGCAGCGCGGTCCAGAAATTGTCGACGTGGAAGCTGAGGTCGAGCTGGTCGGCCAGCCAGGAGGTCAGCAGCAGCATCAGGGCGTTCACGACGAGGGTGAACAGTCCGAGGGTGAGGATGAACAGGGGAAGCGACAAGAGCTTCACCACGGGCTTGACAATGAAGTTGACCAGGCCGAAGACCAGGGCGACCAGGATCAAGGTGAGGGTCCGGCGACCGAGGGAACTGTGGTCGTCGAGCGTGATGCCGGCGAGCAGCCAGATGGCGACGGCCAGGGCGGCCGCATTGGCGAGCGTCTTGACTACGAAATTCGTCATGTGTCTGATCGTGGCAGAGAAGATCCCGGTGGGACATCAGCAGATCAGCGGATGCCAGGGAACGTGAGAGAGCAAGGGGCACAAGGACGATGAAGGCCTTCCGGCTGGACGAGCTCGAGGCGGAGCGGCTCGCGAACGACGGCGCCTATCTGCAGTTCCTGCGCGAGCGGAACATGTCGGTGGGGCTGTACGCCCTCGATGCCGGCCGGAGCGATCCGCAGCAGCCGCACCGCCAGGACGAGGTGTACTTCGTGGTGAGCGGCCGGGGTTCGATCACGGTCGGGGAGGAGACGACGACGGTGGCGCGCGGCAGCGTCGTCTACGTGCCCGCCGGGGTGGTCCACAAGTTCCACCACATCACCGAGGACCTGCGGGTATTGGTCGTGTTCTCCCCGCCGGAGACCTGACCGGGCGGCCCCGGCCCAGGGTCGGACCCCCTGATTCCCCTAGGGGGCGGATCAGGGGAGTCCGAGGGCTCGCGGGCCCCCGGACGGTTGAGCGGCCTCCTAGCATCGAGAGCAGGAAGTCACGGCTCAGGAAGCTCAGGAAGAGGTCGAGGACATGGACGGCATCCGACAGACATTCGCAGGCATGCCCTGGTGGGTTAAGTGGGTCGCGATCCCGCTTCTGGTGCTCTTCGTCTTCGGCGGTGTCATCACGAGCATTCTCGGTGCCCTGATCTCGTTCGTCTTCAAGCTGCTGCTCTTCGTCGCCCTCGTCGGCGGTCTGATCTTCATCGTGAAGAAGTTCACCGGGGGCGGCACGAAGTCCTCCTCGCGCGACTGGTAGGTCGCCGGAGCCCCAGCTCCCAGGGCTCCGGGCTCCGGGCCCCGGGTCAACCGGGGCGATTAACCCGGGTGGGGGAACGTGGGGTGGCAAACCGCCCGCACCGCGGTAATCGGCCGATAGGGTGGCAATCTGCGCCGCTCCCTGGGCACCGGACGCCGGTGGTGCCGCCTTGACCAGCGGTTTTCTCCAGTTCCGGCCTCAGCACGACCCCCAGGAACCGCGGCGCGCGCGGGGGCGGCCCCCGCAGGGCGGGCCCTCCCCAGGCCCGCCGCCACGCCTGGGGGTGAGCTTTGTCTTCGGTTCACAATGCCGGTGTGCCGACGCTGATCGGTTCGGTGCAGCGCGCGTTGAGGCTGCTCGAAGCAGCGGGTTCCCACAGCGAGGGAGCCCCGGCGAAACAGCTGGCGCGCGAGGCCGGGCTCCCGCTCCCCACCGCGTACCACCTGCTGCGCACCCTCACGCACGAGGGCTATCTGCGGCGCGAGAGCGGAGTCTTCGTGCTCGGCGCCGCCGCCGGGCGGCTGGCGGCGGGCGGGCTGCAGCAGAAACGTCGCAGCATGATCCTCGACTCCCTCGCGCACTTCCGTGACGCGGTCGGGGCCCCCGTCTACTTCGCCGTGTTCCGCGAGGGTGAGATCGAGCTCGTGGGAGTCTCGGACACCCCGGCCAGCCCCGCCGTCGAGGAGTGGGCGGATTTCCGTGCGACCGGCCACGCGCACGCCATCGGACAGTGCCTGCTGGCCCAGCTCGACGAGAAGACGCGCAAGGACTATTACGAGCGGCACCCCGTCGAGGCCGTCACCCAGTACACCGTCCGGGACCAGAGCGCCCTCGAACATCGCATCGGCGCCCTCGGACGCATGGAGCCGGTTACGGAGCGTCAGGAGTACGCGCTGGGCACGGTCTGTGCAGCCATCCCCATCACTGCGGGCGATACCGCCGCAACCATGGCGATTTCTCTCCCTTTGCACCATGAAGAAAGATTGCTGTATGTGGTCGATCGACTACGGAGTGAAGTAGGCGCGCTGTTGAGCACCCTCTCGTTCTCTATCAGTATCTGAAAACTCACTCCTTGTGATCTGCATGAGCTTCCACCACCCTTGTCAAGAGGGCCCTGGGGGATCATTCCTGGCCACTTCCACTACAGCGGGGTAGTCCATGCGCGAGTCGGTACAGGCAGAGGTCATGATGAGCTTCCTCGTTTCCGAGGAGCTCTCCTTCCGGATCCCGGTGGAACTCCGGTACGACACCCGGGACCCCTACGCAGTGCGCCTGACGTTCCACCTTCCCGGAGACGCCCCCGTGACCTGGGCGTTCGGCCGCGAGCTGCTCCTCGACGGCATCAACAAGCCGTGCGGCGACGGCGATGTGCACATCGCCCCCACCGATCCGGAGGAACTGTCCGACGTTCACATCAGGCTCCAGGTCGGCAGCGACCGGGCCCTGTTCCGCGCCGGCGCGGCGCCGCTCGTCGCGTTTCTCGACCGTACCGACCGGCTTGTTCCGCTCGGTCAGGAGCGCAGCCTCGGCGACTTCGAGGAGAACCTCGACGAGGCGCTCGACCGGATCCTGGCCGAGGCCCGGCAGAACGAGCAGAACGCCGGCTGAACGGAGGGCCCGGACGGACCGGGCGGACCGACCGTACGCGCCGAGCAGCCCCGGGCCCCCGAGCCTCCCGGGTCGCTCAGCGCTTGCGCCGCCGCCCCCGGCCGCTGCGGACCGGCCCCGAGGCCGCCGCTCCGGCCGGGGCCCCCGGCCGGTCGGCGGAGACCACCAGCGCCGCGAGCGCCGTGGTCACCGGGACCGAGGCCACCAGGCCGATCGACCCGACGAGGGTCCGTACGATCTCCTCCGCGACCAGCTCGCTGTTGGCCACCGACCCCATGCTGCTGTTCGCGATCGAGAACAGCAGCAGCAGCGGCAGCGCCGCGCCCGCGTAGGCGAGCACCAGGGTGTTGACCACCGAGGCGATGTGGTCGCGGCCGATCCGGATGGCCGCGCGGTACAGGGCGCGGGGCCCCATCGACGAGTCGGCCTGGTGGAGTTCCCAGACCGCCGAGGTCTGGGTGACCGTCACATCGTCGAGTACGCCCAGCGACCCGATGATCACTCCCGCAAGCAGCAGACCGCTCATGTCGATGTCCGGGTAGAGCCCGTGGATCAGCCCGGTGTTGTCGTCGGTGTTGCCGCTGAGGAACGCCCAGTCGACGAACACCGAGCCGAGCAGCCCGATCAGCAGCAGAGAGACGAGCGTGCCGAGGACGGCTACGGAGGTACGGGCGCTCAGGCCGTGGCACATGTAGAGCGCGATCAGCATGATGGCGCTGGCTCCGACGACCGCGACGACCAGCGGGTTCGAGCCCTGGAGGATCGCCGGCAGGATGAACAGGGTCAGCACGCCGAAGCTGACGACCAGCGCGATCAGGGCGAACATCCCCCGCATCCGTCCGACGACGACCACGGCCACCGCGAAAATGCCGGCCAGGACCGCCAGCGGCAGCTTGCGGTTCACGTCGACCACGGAGTACTGGAGGTCCCGGGGCGCGTCCGGTGCGTACGCGACGACAACCCCCTGGTCCTTCTCCAACTGCCGTGGCGCGCCCGGCTGGACGATCTCGACGAACGTGCGGCCCTTGTCCGGTCCGGTGCCGACTTCGATGGTGGCCTTCTTGCAGTCGCCCGTCTGCTGGGCCTGGGCCTCGCGGCCCTCGGGGGTGGTGACGTTCCCGGTGGTCGGCACCTGTGAGGCGTTCACCGATTTGCAGTCGACCTGTTCGAGCGAGACGACACGTCCCTGCTGGGTCTGCCGGTCGAACCCCACCCCGGAGCGTTCGTGGGCGGGTGCGCCGCCCGGCCAGAGCACCACCATGCCGACGAAGACGGCGACGGCGAACGGGATCAGGACCGCCGCGATGACCTTCCGCAGGTGCTTCGAGACGGGAGCCGCCGGTCCGTGGCCGTGGGAATGACCATGGGAGTGGCCCGGGGGCGGGCTCTGGTCATGCCCGTGGTCGTGCCCGTGGCCCACGTGCGCGTGGTCGGTGTGACCTGTGGGCCCGGGGGGCTGGGTGGGGGGCTGCGGCGAGAACGTCACCGGCAGATCATCGCAAGAGTTGAGGGGGCCCACTGTTCAGCACGCCACAAATGACGCTAGCGTGGGGGCACCTTTGCACAACGCGGGAGCTCGGAGCACCGGGCTGAGAGGGCGCTGATCACCGTACGCGCAGTACAGATGCGTACGGGAAGAGGCTGCGTCGACCGCCGAACCTGTTACCGGGTAATGCCGGCGTAGGGAGATCAGGTCTCATGACCATTCAGGACGCACGCACGCCTGCCGTCAGCCAGGACGACGATGGCCGGACCGAGCGCCAGCCGGGCTGGCACAAGGGCTACGTGGCGGGCTCCCGCCCCGACATCCGGGTGCCGGTCCGCCAGGTCCACCTCACCAACGGCAAGGACGTGACGCTCTACGACACGTCCGGGCCGTACACCGACCCCCAGATCGAGACCGACGTACGGC
Protein-coding sequences here:
- a CDS encoding IclR family transcriptional regulator — protein: MSSVHNAGVPTLIGSVQRALRLLEAAGSHSEGAPAKQLAREAGLPLPTAYHLLRTLTHEGYLRRESGVFVLGAAAGRLAAGGLQQKRRSMILDSLAHFRDAVGAPVYFAVFREGEIELVGVSDTPASPAVEEWADFRATGHAHAIGQCLLAQLDEKTRKDYYERHPVEAVTQYTVRDQSALEHRIGALGRMEPVTERQEYALGTVCAAIPITAGDTAATMAISLPLHHEERLLYVVDRLRSEVGALLSTLSFSISI
- a CDS encoding low molecular weight protein-tyrosine-phosphatase, producing the protein MYRVCFVCTGNICRSPMAESVFRARVAEAGIDALVEVDSAGTGGWHEGDGADPRTVAVLEAAGYEQSHRARRFRASWFPGLDLVIALDAGHLRDLRALAPTPADAAKVRLLRSYDPAAKASDADVPDPYYGSLDGFEQCLELVEAASAGLLEAVREAVKEHTA
- a CDS encoding SsgA family sporulation/cell division regulator, encoding MRESVQAEVMMSFLVSEELSFRIPVELRYDTRDPYAVRLTFHLPGDAPVTWAFGRELLLDGINKPCGDGDVHIAPTDPEELSDVHIRLQVGSDRALFRAGAAPLVAFLDRTDRLVPLGQERSLGDFEENLDEALDRILAEARQNEQNAG
- a CDS encoding globin domain-containing protein codes for the protein MDAPPTRSARRTARIPSGGGAVEPSPDAVLIRRTLEEIAPIADRVTSYFYALVFTGHPEVRGMFPAAMDVQRDRLLKALLTAAEHIDDPEVLVPYLRRLGAGHRKYGTMAGHYPVVGEALIGALSRYAQQTWGPETQAAWVRVYTVMSQTMIDAAAEDEVESPAWWNAEVVSHDLRTPDIAVLTVRPDQPYAFLAGQYTSLETPWWPRVWRHYSFASAPRADGLLSFHIKAVPAGWVSNALVRHARPGDVLRLGPPAGSMVVDHSTDNGMLCLGGGTGIAPIKALIEDVAEHGERRPVEVFFGARSDGGLYDKDTLLGLQRSHPWLSVRPVVGEGLAAQLPQAIGEHGPWSSYDAFVSGPPGMIRSGVSELKRIGIPGDRIRFDAVEELVAAAG
- a CDS encoding YibE/F family protein; translated protein: MTFSPQPPTQPPGPTGHTDHAHVGHGHDHGHDQSPPPGHSHGHSHGHGPAAPVSKHLRKVIAAVLIPFAVAVFVGMVVLWPGGAPAHERSGVGFDRQTQQGRVVSLEQVDCKSVNASQVPTTGNVTTPEGREAQAQQTGDCKKATIEVGTGPDKGRTFVEIVQPGAPRQLEKDQGVVVAYAPDAPRDLQYSVVDVNRKLPLAVLAGIFAVAVVVVGRMRGMFALIALVVSFGVLTLFILPAILQGSNPLVVAVVGASAIMLIALYMCHGLSARTSVAVLGTLVSLLLIGLLGSVFVDWAFLSGNTDDNTGLIHGLYPDIDMSGLLLAGVIIGSLGVLDDVTVTQTSAVWELHQADSSMGPRALYRAAIRIGRDHIASVVNTLVLAYAGAALPLLLLFSIANSSMGSVANSELVAEEIVRTLVGSIGLVASVPVTTALAALVVSADRPGAPAGAAASGPVRSGRGRRRKR
- a CDS encoding cupin domain-containing protein; protein product: MKAFRLDELEAERLANDGAYLQFLRERNMSVGLYALDAGRSDPQQPHRQDEVYFVVSGRGSITVGEETTTVARGSVVYVPAGVVHKFHHITEDLRVLVVFSPPET
- a CDS encoding LysR family transcriptional regulator, with the protein product MDLALLRTFVAVHRAGSFTRAAALLGLSQPAVTSQIRTLERQLGRPLFHRRARGVTPTAVGDELAHKAAPHLDALLRITEAEREAAGALRTLHLAGPPEFLCLRVLPALAPLVGQGHTLRTVLQAGAEEALDGLAAGHHDLVVTTARPRGGLFSATALCDEEHVLVAAPYWAALVDPDRLRESGPAALDGIPLVEVHETLPLVARYWAAVFETRPGTRPDAATVVAPDLRAVLECVRAGAGLAVLPRYLCQDALGSGQIVALLEPPVPPLRTWFLVVRTGSLALAHLARAHDRLLRAAAHW
- a CDS encoding NUDIX domain-containing protein, with product MTERPVVKRTARAILLDGDDLILIKRTKPGVDPYWVTPGGGVEPSDATVVDALHRELHEELGAKITDVVPCFVDTIEHIADGGVTGVKVQHFFVCHLESMDPSQRHGPEIDEPAGEYEIVRVPFSRVGIAAVHLVPLSLRHYLDGNIEGVRAMHAPDLG
- a CDS encoding phage holin family protein — protein: MTNFVVKTLANAAALAVAIWLLAGITLDDHSSLGRRTLTLILVALVFGLVNFIVKPVVKLLSLPLFILTLGLFTLVVNALMLLLTSWLADQLDLSFHVDNFWTALLGGLIISVVSWAVNMALPDKN
- a CDS encoding DUF5326 family protein, with product MRQTFAGMPWWVKWVAIPLLVLFVFGGVITSILGALISFVFKLLLFVALVGGLIFIVKKFTGGGTKSSSRDW
- a CDS encoding cystathionine gamma-lyase, whose product is MNDHSAETAAAADGTGDGTRAVRAGLPEPVKNEPPLPGPVFAAHFHLPGDVEGPYTYGRDTNPTWTLLERAIGELEAPGQEGVDTVVFASGMAAVSAVLFSQARTGDTVVLPDDGYQALPLVREQLEAYGIHVRTAPTGEDAQLAVLDGARLLWIETPSNPGLDVCDIRRLAEAAHAGGTLVAVDNTLATPLGQRPLELGADFSVASGTKGLTGHGDLLLGYVVCRDPELAAAVRRWRKIIGAIPGPMEAWLAHRSLATIQLRAQRQWANALAVAEALADRRDVTGLRYPGLPADASHKTAARQMRGFGSVVSFILPDRAYAERFMAALHLVEDATSFGGVRSTAERRGRWGGDPVPDGFIRLSAGAEDTDDLVADVLRALDVAGTGA